A genome region from Desulfovibrio sp. X2 includes the following:
- a CDS encoding glycosyltransferase: MSKDRSAEIFPNPRPDRRFLPNVPSKGASRRGDNQRYFADFDVSVREPGRGGRELAEGRVVDLSNTGMLVDVRHDLAPGDAVVLKFFLNAGTMPEGYESRVTIPARVVRLDQAAGLVAFQFEGDIASYMRKRRWRYMESLSLLLIFVVLLAIAFIKQESVFYFWFDVPVFLYGLCSVVFLLSRFLFAALYRSFPVDPDYTPTVSVIIPCFNEEEWIDKTIRSCLDQRYPEDKLEVVAVDDGSSDDSLGVLQRLKERIAPEVGDRFQVLALGENQGKRHALAAGARIAKGELLVFVDSDSFLRPDAVLNVVQPLKNPRIAAATGRCEVENKWTNFLTKMQAVRYFIGFRVFKAAESIFDVVTCLSGPLSCYRKTVVMEHLDAWIGQTFFGRPATFGDDRSLTNFLLKKSHAVYQHTAVCSTIVPSSYAKFYKQQMRWKRSWLREGLRAAGFMWRKEPFMALSFYAGLVLPVIAPVVVVRAFVFVPLVYHVFPYMYCLGILLMGMLMCCSYLLIKRSSLWIYGVPFCLFYLVVLLWQMIPATVTFWKSDWGTRPSKFDRVDGDGRTGPTAGQEPCAGKACGQEKG; this comes from the coding sequence ATGTCCAAAGACCGGTCCGCTGAAATCTTTCCGAATCCCAGGCCCGACCGCCGCTTCCTGCCCAACGTGCCGAGCAAGGGCGCCAGCCGGAGGGGGGACAACCAGCGGTATTTCGCCGACTTCGACGTCTCCGTCCGCGAGCCCGGCCGGGGCGGACGCGAGCTCGCCGAGGGCCGGGTGGTGGACCTCTCGAACACGGGCATGCTCGTGGACGTGCGGCACGACCTGGCGCCGGGCGACGCCGTGGTGCTCAAGTTCTTCCTCAACGCCGGGACCATGCCCGAGGGCTACGAGTCCCGCGTGACCATCCCGGCCCGCGTGGTGCGCCTGGACCAGGCCGCCGGGCTCGTGGCGTTCCAGTTCGAGGGCGACATCGCCTCCTACATGCGCAAGCGTCGCTGGCGCTACATGGAATCCCTCTCCCTGCTGCTCATCTTCGTCGTGCTCCTGGCCATCGCCTTCATCAAGCAGGAGAGCGTCTTCTACTTCTGGTTCGACGTGCCGGTCTTCCTCTACGGCCTGTGCAGCGTGGTCTTCCTGCTCTCCCGCTTCCTCTTCGCGGCGCTCTACCGGAGCTTCCCCGTGGACCCGGACTACACGCCCACGGTCAGCGTCATCATCCCCTGCTTCAACGAGGAGGAGTGGATCGACAAGACCATCCGCAGCTGCCTGGACCAGCGCTATCCCGAGGACAAGCTCGAGGTGGTGGCCGTGGACGACGGCAGCAGCGACGACTCGCTCGGCGTGCTGCAGAGGCTCAAGGAGCGCATCGCCCCGGAGGTCGGGGACCGCTTCCAGGTGCTGGCCCTGGGCGAGAACCAGGGCAAGCGCCACGCCCTGGCCGCGGGCGCGCGCATCGCCAAGGGCGAGCTGCTCGTCTTCGTGGACAGCGACAGCTTCCTGCGGCCCGACGCGGTGCTGAACGTGGTGCAGCCCCTGAAGAACCCGCGCATCGCCGCGGCCACGGGGCGCTGCGAGGTGGAGAACAAGTGGACCAACTTCCTAACCAAGATGCAGGCGGTCCGCTACTTCATCGGCTTTCGCGTGTTCAAGGCCGCGGAGAGCATCTTCGACGTGGTCACCTGCCTCTCCGGGCCGCTCTCCTGCTACCGCAAGACCGTGGTCATGGAGCATCTGGACGCCTGGATCGGCCAGACCTTCTTCGGCCGCCCGGCGACCTTCGGCGACGACCGCAGCCTGACCAACTTCCTGCTCAAGAAGAGCCACGCCGTGTACCAGCACACGGCCGTGTGCAGCACCATCGTGCCCTCGTCCTACGCCAAGTTCTACAAGCAGCAGATGCGCTGGAAGCGCTCCTGGCTGCGCGAGGGGCTGCGGGCCGCGGGCTTCATGTGGCGCAAGGAGCCGTTCATGGCCCTGTCCTTCTACGCCGGGCTCGTGCTGCCGGTCATCGCGCCCGTGGTCGTGGTCCGGGCCTTCGTCTTCGTGCCCCTGGTCTACCACGTCTTCCCGTACATGTACTGCCTGGGCATCCTGCTCATGGGCATGCTCATGTGCTGCTCCTACCTGCTCATCAAGCGCTCGAGCCTCTGGATCTACGGCGTTCCCTTCTGCCTCTTCTACCTCGTGGTGCTCCTGTGGCAGATGATCCCGGCCACGGTGACCTTCTGGAAGTCCGACTGGGGCACGCGGCCCTCCAAGTTCGACCGTGTGGACGGGGACGGGAGAACGGGGCCGACGGCCGGGCAGGAGCCCTGCGCCGGGAAGGCCTGCGGGCAGGAGAAGGGCTAG
- a CDS encoding Crp/Fnr family transcriptional regulator — MALRMDLSRENLLDVLEQPEFEALRAIFVSRRYGRRRIIFRPGEAENMVFIVASGKVRIFFAHEDKELTLSILKPGDIYTTHTRAFVQAFKDSTILTADAEAFRRALPDHPALAYSMIRVLGDLLRKAYSMIIRLAFLSARRRLEEYLAHEAEQRGMKSPDGVRVHLDLTVEQLASILGSTRQTISSLLGEMASEGLLHKEERGVYNIPDPALLGHR; from the coding sequence ATGGCCCTGCGCATGGATCTCTCCCGGGAGAACCTCCTCGACGTCCTCGAACAGCCGGAATTCGAGGCGCTGCGGGCCATTTTCGTCTCCCGCAGGTATGGTCGCCGCCGCATCATCTTCCGTCCGGGCGAGGCCGAGAACATGGTCTTCATCGTGGCCTCGGGCAAGGTGCGCATCTTCTTCGCCCACGAGGACAAGGAGCTCACCCTCTCCATCCTGAAGCCCGGCGACATCTACACCACCCACACCCGCGCCTTCGTCCAGGCCTTCAAGGACTCCACCATCCTCACGGCCGACGCCGAGGCCTTCCGCCGCGCCCTGCCCGACCACCCCGCCCTGGCCTACTCCATGATCCGCGTGCTCGGCGACCTCTTGCGCAAGGCCTACTCCATGATCATCCGCCTGGCCTTCCTCTCCGCCCGCCGCCGCCTCGAGGAATACCTGGCCCACGAGGCCGAGCAGCGCGGCATGAAGTCGCCCGACGGCGTGCGCGTGCACCTCGACCTGACCGTGGAGCAGCTCGCCTCCATCCTCGGCTCCACCCGCCAGACCATCTCCTCCCTGCTCGGCGAAATGGCCTCCGAAGGCCTGCTGCACAAAGAGGAACGCGGCGTCTACAACATCCCGGACCCCGCCCTGCTCGGCCACCGCTGA
- the cooS gene encoding anaerobic carbon-monoxide dehydrogenase catalytic subunit has translation MTEIEMNIESLTICDDARQMLRKAKAEGIETVWDRLAGQKHCTFCEQGLSCQKCVMGPCRIVAKGGKVKLGVCGADADLTVARNFGRFIAAGSASHSDHGRDVIETLAAVAEGTTRDFEVRDEQKLARLAGELGIATEGKEPKALAGELCALLYQDFCSRSKELSFVRRLPEKRRALWNKLGITPRGIDREVVEMMHRTHMGVDSDPVSICLHAARTALSDGWGGSMIATELSDILFGTPTPRASQVNLGVLKKDQINILLHGHSPIVSETILAAARSPEMIAKAKAAGAAGINVAGLCCTGNEVLMRQGVPMAGNHLMTELALVTGAVELMVVDYQCIMPSLPHIASCYHTRFVTTSDKAHFPGATHVDFHFDNAGAKAREVVELAIEAFAGRDPGRVDIPGTPVEIMTGFSNEAVLAALGGTLDPLIDALKSGAVRGVAAIVGCNNPKQQHDYSHVTLARELIKKNILVVATGCATVALGKAGLLVPAGADQAGEGLRGVCNALGIPPVLHVGSCVDNSRIIHLCALLANALGLDISDLPVAASAPEWYSEKAAAIGLYAVASGVYTHLGLPPNILGSEMVTKLALEGLEDVVGASFAVEIDPVAAAGLMDARISAKRTALGLSA, from the coding sequence GTGACCGAGATCGAAATGAACATCGAAAGCCTGACTATCTGCGACGACGCGCGGCAGATGCTGCGCAAGGCCAAGGCCGAGGGCATCGAGACGGTCTGGGACCGTCTGGCCGGGCAGAAGCACTGCACCTTCTGCGAGCAGGGGCTCTCCTGCCAGAAGTGCGTCATGGGCCCCTGCCGGATCGTCGCCAAGGGCGGCAAGGTCAAGCTCGGCGTCTGCGGAGCCGACGCCGACCTGACCGTGGCCCGCAACTTCGGCCGCTTCATCGCCGCCGGATCGGCCTCGCACTCCGACCACGGCCGCGACGTGATCGAGACCCTCGCCGCCGTGGCCGAGGGCACCACGCGCGACTTCGAGGTGCGCGACGAGCAGAAGCTCGCCCGCCTCGCCGGCGAGCTCGGCATCGCCACCGAGGGCAAGGAGCCCAAGGCCCTGGCCGGAGAGCTCTGCGCGCTTCTCTACCAGGACTTCTGCTCGCGCTCCAAGGAGCTCTCCTTCGTCAGGCGCCTGCCCGAAAAACGCCGCGCCCTGTGGAACAAGCTCGGCATCACCCCGCGCGGCATCGACCGCGAAGTGGTGGAGATGATGCACCGCACCCACATGGGCGTGGACAGCGATCCCGTGAGCATCTGCCTGCACGCCGCGCGCACCGCGCTCTCCGACGGCTGGGGCGGCTCCATGATCGCCACCGAGCTCTCGGACATCCTCTTCGGCACCCCCACGCCGCGCGCCTCCCAGGTCAACCTCGGCGTTCTGAAAAAGGACCAGATCAACATCCTGCTGCACGGCCACAGCCCCATCGTCTCCGAGACCATCCTGGCGGCCGCGCGCTCGCCCGAGATGATCGCCAAGGCCAAGGCCGCCGGGGCCGCGGGCATCAACGTGGCGGGGCTTTGCTGCACCGGCAACGAGGTGCTCATGCGCCAGGGCGTGCCCATGGCCGGAAACCACCTCATGACCGAGCTCGCCCTGGTCACCGGCGCCGTGGAACTCATGGTCGTGGACTACCAGTGCATCATGCCGAGCCTGCCGCACATCGCCTCGTGCTACCACACCCGCTTCGTCACCACCTCGGACAAGGCCCACTTCCCCGGCGCCACCCACGTGGACTTCCACTTCGACAACGCCGGCGCCAAGGCCCGCGAGGTCGTGGAGCTGGCCATCGAGGCCTTCGCGGGCCGCGACCCGGGACGCGTGGACATCCCCGGCACGCCCGTGGAGATCATGACCGGCTTCTCCAACGAGGCCGTGCTCGCCGCCCTGGGTGGCACCCTGGACCCGCTCATCGACGCGCTCAAGTCCGGCGCCGTCCGCGGCGTGGCCGCCATCGTCGGCTGCAACAACCCCAAGCAGCAGCACGACTACAGCCACGTGACCCTGGCCAGGGAACTCATCAAGAAGAACATCCTCGTCGTGGCCACCGGCTGCGCCACCGTGGCCCTGGGCAAGGCCGGGCTCCTCGTGCCCGCCGGCGCGGACCAGGCGGGCGAAGGCCTGCGCGGCGTGTGCAACGCCCTCGGCATCCCGCCCGTCCTGCACGTCGGCAGCTGCGTGGACAACTCGCGCATCATCCACCTCTGCGCCCTGCTCGCCAACGCCCTCGGACTGGACATCTCCGACCTGCCCGTGGCCGCCAGCGCGCCCGAGTGGTACTCGGAAAAAGCCGCCGCCATCGGCCTCTACGCCGTGGCCTCCGGCGTCTACACCCACCTCGGACTGCCCCCGAACATCCTGGGCAGCGAGATGGTCACCAAGCTGGCCCTGGAAGGCCTCGAGGACGTCGTGGGTGCCAGCTTCGCCGTGGAGATCGACCCCGTGGCCGCGGCCGGGCTCATGGACGCGCGCATCTCGGCCAAGCGCACCGCCCTCGGCCTGTCCGCCTGA